Part of the Candidatus Krumholzibacteriota bacterium genome is shown below.
CCGGCCTTTTTCATCGCCGGCGCGATAGCTGTTTTTGTCAGTCAGGCTTCGGTAATGAAGTATCTCGGGGCGAAGGCGCATAAGGTGCTGTCGTATGGCGTGGCATCGGTCTCGGGAACAATACTCGCCGTCTGTTCATGTACAGTTCTTCCGCTATTTGCGGGAATCTATCGTATGGGCGCCGGTCTGGGACCAGCCACCGCCTTTCTATATTCAGGCCCGGCAATCAATGTCCTGGCCATAGTCCTTACGGCGCGAGTTCTGGGACGCGGACTTGGCATTGCCAGAGCGGTCGGCGCTATAGTCTTTAGTATTGTCATCGGGCTTCTGATGCATCTGATCTTCCGCAAAGAGGAAACCGAAAAAGTAAATGCCCAGATGGCTGCGCCGGAGCCGGAAGAAAGCCGGCCCCTCTGGCAGAACGGTCTCTACTTCGCCGCCATGGTTGCGATCTTAGTGTTCGCCAATTGGGGAAAGCCCGATGAAGCTTCGGGGTTCTGGTCGATGATTTACTCATACAAGTGGGTGATTACAAGCGTTGCGGCGGCCGGGCTTGGCGCTATGCTCATTTTCTGGTTCAAACTATCGAAAGTGAAGGTCATCCTTACGGGTGTAGCCGCTGCTTCGGTGGCGCTGCTTTTCCCGCATGAGCCGCTTCTCGCATTCTCGGTCGTGGTAATTGGACTTTCGCTGATAATCAGCAGGCGCGACGATGAATCCGGGGAATGGTTCTCACAGACATGGGGATTTGCCAAACAGATTCTGCCGCTTCTGTTCGGGGGAGTACTTATCGCCGGGCTGTTACTGGGCCGTCCGGGCGAAGAAGGCCTGATACCATCGCAGTGGATAAGCAATCTGGTGGGCGGAAACTCAATCGCGTCAAATCTCTTCGCGTCGGTGGTGGGGGCGTTCATGTACTTCGCCACTCTCACCGAAGTGCCGATTCTTCAGGGTCTGATAGGTAACGGCATGGGGAAAGGACCGGCTCTGGCGTTGCTGCTTGCCGGACCGGCTCTGTCTCTGCCCAATATGCTGGTCATCCGATCGGTGATGGGAACAAAGAAGACAATCGTTTTTGTGTCGCTGGTAGTCATTATTGCTACCATCAGCGGACTGATTTACGGAGCGATATGACCGTGAGAACTGATCAGACTTCAATTGTTATGCTGGCCAGTTGCTTCGAGGGTGGCGGTGGGCGGTTGGGCCTTGATGAGTGTAGGCACGATCCTCTTTGGATTAGTTGTGGCCCTATCCAACTGAGCGCCAGCTTAATTTTATATGAGGGGCGGACAAAGTGGAAGACAGTCGATAACAGCAGAATAGACTCAGGAGGGTTGCTATATGAAGAAAATTGAGATTCTGGGGACCGGGTGCCCCAAATGCAAAAAGCTCGCTGAACAGGTGCAGATAGCCGCCAACGAGCTGAATCTGGACTGCCAGATCGGGAAGGTGGAGGACATTCAGAAAATTATGGGCTATGGGATAATGATGACGCCCGCACTGGTTGTCGATGGTAAAGTGAAAGTAACCGGCAAGGTGCCTTCAGTTGATGAACTGAAAAAGCTCATCGCTTAGAAAACAGGTCATAGGCAGGAGATTTGATAATGGAGATAGAACAAAACGGGTGTTGCGGCGGTTCCTCGCGATTGGTGTTCGCCTGCTCCGGCGCGTCCGATGTCGGCGCCGCGGCCGATCAGGCCGCACGGCACTTTTCACCAATGAACCAGCGTCCATGGGGTGCCTGACGGCCGTCGCCAACGGACTTGACTTCGCGATGGATTCCATAAAAATAGCGGAAAGGGTTCTCGTTATCGACGGCTGTTCGGAAAACTGTGCCAGACTGGCTACAATGAAAGCCGGAGCATCATCCTTCGACCATATCCTGCTTTCAGACCTCGGCACGGGAAAGGGCAATACCAAAGTCGACCGGGAGTATATTGCCCGTGCTTATGAACGGACGGAAATGATAGTAGCTGAAGGAAAATGAAGGGGGTTGGCCAAGGTGTGGCAGCTTATCAGAAACAAGAATGAGTTCCTCAACTACGTGCAGGATGAGATCAACGCATACCTGAAGGAGAATTAATGGATTCTTACATTGTTGCTCTTGGTTCAGCCGTCTGGCTGGGAATCCTTACTTCCATATCGCCCTGCCCTATGGCCACCAACATCGCCGCGATCAGCTTTATCGGCCGACGGGTTGAAAATCCCCGAAAAGTCCTCGCCTCCGGGTTGCTTTATACGCTGGGCCGGATGTTGACATATCTTGTGCTCGGTATCCTGATTGTAGCCAGCATACTGTCTATTCCGGAGCTGGCGATGTTCCTTCAGAAGAACATGAACAAGTTCCTGGGGCCAATTCTCATTGTCGTCGGTATGTTTCTCCTGGAGATGATTTCATTTGACTTGATGCGCAGTGATATCGGATCTCGTATGCAGGGACGGGCGGAACGGTTCGGCATCTGGGGAGCGGCTCTTCTGGGTCTGCTCTTTGCTCTGTCATTTTGTCCGGTTTCGGCCGCTTTATTCTTCGGCAGTCTCATTCCGCTGGCTGTCGAGCATAATTCCGCGGTGGTAATACCCTCCGTCTATGGCGCCGGGACTGCCCTGCCGGTAATTGTATTCGCTTTCGTAATTGCCATTAGCGCCCGGATGGTTGGTGTGATGTTCAATAAGCTGAAAACTTTCGAAAAGTGGGCACGGCGAGTCACGGGCGTAGTGTTCATACTGTTAGGTATCCACTACACTCTAGCCTATATCTTTGGAATAAACATGTTCAACTAAGGAAAATCTCATGAAACTGAAAACCGTTATTTCTGCAGTTCTTCTTCTCTTCGTAGCCATAAGTATAGTGACTTTGATTGTTAAACAAACGAGTGACACTCCACCGGCAATTACCAGCCAGCAGCCCGTCACAGATGAACAATCACAGAATGACCGGCTGATAGTCTATTACTTCCACGGGAATAAGCGGTGTCCAACCTGCAATACACTCGAAGCATATTCAAAAGAGGCGGTGGAGACCTGCTTCTCGGCCGAACTGGAATCGGGCCGGATTGAGTGGCAGGTGGTCAACTATGATAAACCCCGTAACGAGCACTTCCTGACGGACTATGATCTGAGTTTTCAGTCGATGGTGCTTGTAAATATGAAAGACGGCAAGGAAACAGGCTATAAAAATCTCGAAGAGATCTGGGACCTGGTCTGGAACAAGCAGGGATTCATAACTTATGTGCAAAGCGAAATAGCCGATTTTTATATGCAAAACGAAACAGCCGATTTTGTGAATACCAAAGAGAGGGAGTAGCATGAACGGCTTAGCCGTACACATCTCGAAATCCGGATCAGGCGACTGACCGGAACCGCATTCATTCTTTCCGGGCAACTGCAGGGTTGTTCATGTCCGGCTTCGGCGATCCGCCAGAGATGGCCGGGGAACTCGCGGAGCAAGGCGCATCAGAAGAAGAGCAGATGGAGTGCTATCGGAAGGTCCGTGACGAGATCAAAGCCTTTGTCGAAACCCTGCTCAAGAACTGAACAGGTAACGTAAATGCCCGGTAGCATCTGAAATTGCGATTTTCATAGGCAGTACGAAACTAAGCATATCAAATGCGGGATTATTCAACGAGTTCCACTGTGTAACTGCCTTTGTCCGGCAGTATGAATTCCAACTCACCTGAATTCGCCGTTAAATCTTTCTCTATAAAAAAGGTGATATCTTTTGCCCTGAACTCAGAGAAATCCCTTTTCTTTTCAGCGTAAATCAGATTTTCTGGTCTCACCATCCGACCGGACAGCTTTTTCTCAGCCCGTCATCACCCGTAAACAACGTAGAAGTTTCCTATGGTGATGACGCCGCCTCTGGCCCGTATATATCCGAGAAGCTCTTTGCTCGCTTTAATTCTATTGCGTTTCTCCATAATACACCCTCGGGAAAATACTGCTATTTCTATATATTTTCTTTCAGAATACAGCGCCAAAACAGATCATGCAACGTCTTTTTTGTAAATTCTATCAGCGGGCCATTCGTTTTCCGTCCGCTGAAGATAGAAACCGGCAGCGCTGCCACAGAACGCCGGTCAGACGGGCACTCAGAGCTGCTCTGATGCCCTTGTGATCATCGCTGGTGACTGCTACAACTCCCTGAGGATAAAGACGATGGGCTACAGAAAGCGCAGGTTTGAAGACAATCTCCTCTACAGAATCATCAGTGACCACTGGCAGAACTTAATTGATGCTTATGAGCACCTTTCCCAGCGTCTCTGCGCTGCTCTTGGATCTGCAGCAAGCGATGTGGTAAAAAGCTTCCTTGGGCTCAGGAAACCCCATGAACGGATTTGCCGGCAATCAAGTGTGAAAGCTGCGTGGCTGAGAAGCTTCTGTATTTCAGCTGCAAGACCCGTGGTCTGGTTTGTTCTTTTGAGTGATCTTATGTCCTCTACCGAACGGACGGTATCAAGAGCACTGGCGCTGCGGCGCGCCTTGTCACTGCATGGCTGACGCTGCCGAGGAAGATTTCACCTATAAAACCACGCCCCTGGCTGCCCATTACGGCCAGTGACACATTGTCTTCGCGGATACGCTCGAGGATTTCCTTCTTGGGCGAGCCGTAGGGAATCTTGATGTGTACATCCTTAGCGCCCGACTGTTCCAGGTCATCCTTTAGCCGATTCAGGCGCGCGGTGTCGGTTTCGTTGAATTCGGCCAGGCGCTCCTTCAGGTGTTTGTCAATCCGTCCTTTGTCCTGCACGTGCAGCAGCGTGATCCGCTTGGCGCCGCACTCCGCGATCCTCTTCACATAGGAGAAGGCGTGTTCGGAGTTGTCGGAGAAGTCCGTGAGAAACAGAACGTGCCGCAAGCTGTCGCGGGCCCATTCTTCGCACTCCTTTCTTCCCTCTTCTCCGGCCAGGTTGAGACGCAGGATCAGAACCGGTCGCGTGGCGCTGTGGATGACCGCGCTCGCCACACCTCCCAGCAGAATCTCCCCCGCCATCGTGTCGCCCGTTGATCCCACGACCACAAGCGAACAGTCGTACTTGTCGGCCTGACGGTTGATCTCGATCTGAGGCAAGCCCAGCACCATCTTGGCCGTCACGTCGAACCCTTGATCCTCCAGAATCTTCTTCTGCCGCTCGAAGGACGGCTTGGCGATTTCCATCATGCGATCCGCCAGCGATCCCACATCGCGGATGTTGAAGCAGTGTATCAACACAGCCTGGCGCGTTCCCAACGCCTTGAGGGTGCCCAGGGTGCAAATCACCCGCTCCGAAGCCTCCGATAAATCCGTCGTCACCAGCATTTTCTTAAACATAGCATCTGTCTCCTTTCCTGTTTGTTAGACCCGCGCCTTCTCAAACCAATGCTCCGTGCGGGTACAAATTCGAACCAGCCACAGCATCACCGGCACTTCAATCAATACACCCACCACCGTCGCCAGAGCCGCGCCGGAAGACAGCCCGAAGAGCATGGTAGCCGTGGCGATCGCCACCTCGAAGTGATTGGATGCGCCGATCATGGCGGCGGGCGCGGCATCGGCGTAGCGCAGTTTCAGCTTCCGAGCCAAACCGTAACCGATCCAGAAGATGAGCATGGTTTGGATGAACAGCGGAATGGCGATCCACAGGATGGTCAACGGCTGACTCAGGATGATGTCCCCTTTGAAGCTGAACAGCAGGACAAGCGTCACCAGCAGGGCAATGATCGAAACCGGTGTGAGTACGTGCAGAAACTTGTCCGTGAACCAGGCCTCTCCCCTGGTTTTGATAATCCACTTGCGCGAGAGGTAACCGCATACCAGTGGTAGCGCCACATAGATGCCTATCGACAACAGCAACGCCTGCCAAGGAACCGGCAACTGCCCGATACCCAGCAGGAACCCGCCAAGCACACCGTAAAGGATCAGCATGGTAATAGAATTGATCGCCACCATGACCAGGGTCAACCCGTCATTACCCCGCGCCAAATAGCTCCAGACCAGGACCATCGCCGTGCAGGGGGCTATTCCCAGCAGGATGCAGCCGGCGAAGTAACTTCGCCAGAGTGGGATCTGAAGCATCTTGACACCTTCGTTCAGGACCACCGTGCCGGCACCGTGCGTAGCCCCGACGGCCAGATCCAGGCCGAACGGGATCTTTACGAGATCGGTTGCCTCGGCTCCAATGAACCCGCGGAACAGAACCCCGAGAAAGAGCAATGCTATGCCGTACATGGTGAATGGCTTGATACACCAGTTCACAAACAGCGTCAGGAATACCGGTTTTCCGCTTTTGCCCGCCTTGATAACAGACGCGAAGTCGATTTTCACCATGATGGGGTACATCATAAAGAAGAGACAGACCGCGATGGGGATCGATACGACCGGCGCACCCTTTACGATAATGGCCAAACCGTCCAAATAGGTCGCAACCCCCGGGGCGATCTTGCCCAGGAGGATTCCGCCCACAATGCACAGCACCACCCAAACGGTAAGGTATCGCTCGAATACATTCGTCATTTTCCGCTCGTCGGCGGGCTTCACCTCATTGCTCATGTTATATTCCTTTCTTGTGGTTTCCGTCATGCGTAAG
Proteins encoded:
- a CDS encoding permease: MNWKSEWKPLAWIVAVFLIFFYLPIDSVRLRGAVIEALALTKWYAQEHVLLCLVPAFFIAGAIAVFVSQASVMKYLGAKAHKVLSYGVASVSGTILAVCSCTVLPLFAGIYRMGAGLGPATAFLYSGPAINVLAIVLTARVLGRGLGIARAVGAIVFSIVIGLLMHLIFRKEETEKVNAQMAAPEPEESRPLWQNGLYFAAMVAILVFANWGKPDEASGFWSMIYSYKWVITSVAAAGLGAMLIFWFKLSKVKVILTGVAAASVALLFPHEPLLAFSVVVIGLSLIISRRDDESGEWFSQTWGFAKQILPLLFGGVLIAGLLLGRPGEEGLIPSQWISNLVGGNSIASNLFASVVGAFMYFATLTEVPILQGLIGNGMGKGPALALLLAGPALSLPNMLVIRSVMGTKKTIVFVSLVVIIATISGLIYGAI
- a CDS encoding nitrophenyl compound nitroreductase subunit ArsF family protein, which produces MKLKTVISAVLLLFVAISIVTLIVKQTSDTPPAITSQQPVTDEQSQNDRLIVYYFHGNKRCPTCNTLEAYSKEAVETCFSAELESGRIEWQVVNYDKPRNEHFLTDYDLSFQSMVLVNMKDGKETGYKNLEEIWDLVWNKQGFITYVQSEIADFYMQNETADFVNTKERE
- the arsB gene encoding ACR3 family arsenite efflux transporter, yielding MSNEVKPADERKMTNVFERYLTVWVVLCIVGGILLGKIAPGVATYLDGLAIIVKGAPVVSIPIAVCLFFMMYPIMVKIDFASVIKAGKSGKPVFLTLFVNWCIKPFTMYGIALLFLGVLFRGFIGAEATDLVKIPFGLDLAVGATHGAGTVVLNEGVKMLQIPLWRSYFAGCILLGIAPCTAMVLVWSYLARGNDGLTLVMVAINSITMLILYGVLGGFLLGIGQLPVPWQALLLSIGIYVALPLVCGYLSRKWIIKTRGEAWFTDKFLHVLTPVSIIALLVTLVLLFSFKGDIILSQPLTILWIAIPLFIQTMLIFWIGYGLARKLKLRYADAAPAAMIGASNHFEVAIATATMLFGLSSGAALATVVGVLIEVPVMLWLVRICTRTEHWFEKARV
- a CDS encoding transposase → MVTDDSVEEIVFKPALSVAHRLYPQGVVAVTSDDHKGIRAALSARLTGVLWQRCRFLSSADGKRMAR
- a CDS encoding aromatic aminobenezylarsenical efflux permease ArsG family transporter; the encoded protein is MDSYIVALGSAVWLGILTSISPCPMATNIAAISFIGRRVENPRKVLASGLLYTLGRMLTYLVLGILIVASILSIPELAMFLQKNMNKFLGPILIVVGMFLLEMISFDLMRSDIGSRMQGRAERFGIWGAALLGLLFALSFCPVSAALFFGSLIPLAVEHNSAVVIPSVYGAGTALPVIVFAFVIAISARMVGVMFNKLKTFEKWARRVTGVVFILLGIHYTLAYIFGINMFN
- a CDS encoding universal stress protein, with translation MFKKMLVTTDLSEASERVICTLGTLKALGTRQAVLIHCFNIRDVGSLADRMMEIAKPSFERQKKILEDQGFDVTAKMVLGLPQIEINRQADKYDCSLVVVGSTGDTMAGEILLGGVASAVIHSATRPVLILRLNLAGEEGRKECEEWARDSLRHVLFLTDFSDNSEHAFSYVKRIAECGAKRITLLHVQDKGRIDKHLKERLAEFNETDTARLNRLKDDLEQSGAKDVHIKIPYGSPKKEILERIREDNVSLAVMGSQGRGFIGEIFLGSVSHAVTRRAAAPVLLIPSVR
- a CDS encoding putative zinc-binding protein, whose product is MLRRFLAIGVRLLRRVRCRRRGRSGRTALFTNEPASMGCLTAVANGLDFAMDSIKIAERVLVIDGCSENCARLATMKAGASSFDHILLSDLGTGKGNTKVDREYIARAYERTEMIVAEGK
- a CDS encoding thioredoxin family protein; the protein is MKKIEILGTGCPKCKKLAEQVQIAANELNLDCQIGKVEDIQKIMGYGIMMTPALVVDGKVKVTGKVPSVDELKKLIA